A window of Arcobacter acticola genomic DNA:
TTTAAAGGCTGAAAGATAGGTATATTTAAATTTAAATCTAAACAATACTGTTTAATATGAGGGGCAGTTAATATTTGTTTTCTGCCAACAGGTTTATCAGGCTGAGTAAATAATCCTATAATTTCATAATTACTTTGCAACAACTCGCTAAAAATAGTTGTTGCATAATCAGGAGTTCCCATAAATAAAATTCTTTTACTCATTTGTTTATCCTTTTATTTCTTTGCTTTAAAAATTGTTCCACTTTTATGATTTCCATCAACTAAAAAATCATAAGCATTTGTTAAATCAAAACCTGAAGTTAAATACATTGGAATATCATTTTTCATTAAAAAATCAGCAGCTTTTAGTTTTGTAACAATTCCACCTGTTGCAAATTCTGAATTTGCGGTATGTGTCATTTGTAATTCGCTAGGATCAATAAATGATACTTCTTTTTGCAAAACAGCATCGTCAAATTCCCTTGGGTTTTTATTATAATATCCATCAATATCTGATAATATTGCCAGCATATCTGCTTTAAAATGAAATGCCACATGAGCTGCTAATTGGTCATTATCACCAAATAATAGTTCATAATTAGCAATTACATCATTTTCATTTA
This region includes:
- the proB gene encoding glutamate 5-kinase, with product MKRLVIKVGTAVLTQDGQLAIERMENLVDLIAKLKNEKKLEVILVSSGAVGAGYTTLKLDKKIIANKQALAAIGQPLLLKHYKKRFKEHNISCAQMLFIADDFDSRKRTKNAQDVMEILLENKILPIINENDVIANYELLFGDNDQLAAHVAFHFKADMLAILSDIDGYYNKNPREFDDAVLQKEVSFIDPSELQMTHTANSEFATGGIVTKLKAADFLMKNDIPMYLTSGFDLTNAYDFLVDGNHKSGTIFKAKK